In Amycolatopsis methanolica 239, a single genomic region encodes these proteins:
- a CDS encoding aldehyde dehydrogenase — protein sequence MSTVIEHLLVDGRPVPATGAERVTLVNPATEEVLGSVPAASASDVDTAVRSASAALASAQWRKLGPADRAALLRRLAEIIESRAGELAALISRQNGMPVKMARWGNAFGAAAAYRYYADLVEGIAEEEDRPGQPAHAVVRREPVGVVGIIAPWNGPQILVAWKLAPALAAGCTAVLKPAPETSLDAHWLAEAVLEAGFPPGVLNVVTGGRDTGMALVEHPLVAKVAFTGSTAAGREIAAACGAALKPVTLELGGKSAAILLDDADLDAFSGQAARLCAPNSGQVCYSCTRVLAPEDRYDSVVDAVVAGMRAARLGDPADRGTDFGPLVSARQLDRVAGYVETGRREGAEVVLGGSRPSGFPRGFFYAPTVFRGVHNRMTIAREEIFGPVVVVIPYRDEDEAVEIANDSEYGLGGSVFTADPGRGMNVARRVETGTIGINGYDLSMAAPFGGYKASGLGRELGPEGLTPYYAVKSIYNAPRVGS from the coding sequence ATGAGCACCGTCATCGAGCACCTGCTGGTCGACGGCCGTCCGGTCCCGGCGACCGGCGCGGAACGGGTCACGCTGGTCAACCCGGCCACCGAGGAGGTCCTCGGGTCGGTCCCGGCCGCCTCGGCGTCCGATGTGGACACCGCGGTGCGGTCGGCGTCGGCGGCGCTGGCTTCGGCGCAGTGGCGCAAGCTCGGCCCGGCCGACCGGGCCGCGCTGCTGCGGCGGCTCGCGGAGATCATCGAATCGCGGGCCGGTGAACTTGCCGCGCTGATCTCGCGGCAGAACGGCATGCCGGTCAAGATGGCCCGCTGGGGCAACGCGTTCGGCGCCGCCGCGGCCTACCGCTACTACGCCGACCTCGTCGAGGGGATCGCCGAGGAGGAGGACCGGCCCGGACAGCCCGCGCACGCCGTCGTTCGCCGCGAACCGGTCGGCGTGGTCGGCATCATCGCGCCGTGGAACGGCCCGCAGATCCTGGTCGCCTGGAAGCTCGCCCCGGCACTGGCCGCGGGCTGCACCGCGGTGCTCAAACCGGCCCCGGAAACCAGCCTCGACGCGCACTGGCTCGCCGAGGCGGTGCTGGAGGCCGGGTTCCCGCCGGGCGTGCTCAACGTGGTCACCGGCGGCCGCGACACCGGGATGGCGCTGGTGGAGCACCCGCTGGTCGCGAAGGTCGCTTTCACCGGGTCCACCGCGGCCGGGCGGGAGATCGCCGCGGCCTGCGGGGCGGCACTCAAGCCGGTGACGCTGGAGCTGGGCGGCAAGAGCGCGGCGATCCTGCTCGACGACGCCGACCTCGACGCGTTCAGCGGCCAGGCGGCGCGGCTGTGCGCCCCCAACTCCGGGCAGGTCTGCTACTCCTGCACCCGGGTGCTGGCGCCCGAGGACCGCTACGACTCGGTGGTCGACGCCGTGGTCGCCGGGATGCGTGCCGCGCGGCTGGGTGACCCGGCCGACCGCGGCACCGACTTCGGCCCGCTGGTGAGCGCACGGCAGCTGGACCGGGTCGCCGGATACGTGGAGACCGGCCGTCGCGAAGGCGCCGAGGTGGTGCTGGGCGGGTCACGGCCGTCGGGGTTCCCGCGCGGGTTCTTCTACGCGCCGACGGTGTTCCGCGGGGTGCACAACCGGATGACGATCGCCCGCGAGGAGATCTTCGGCCCGGTGGTCGTCGTGATCCCCTACCGCGACGAGGACGAGGCCGTCGAGATCGCCAACGACTCCGAGTACGGCCTCGGCGGCTCGGTGTTCACCGCCGACCCCGGGCGCGGCATGAACGTGGCCCGGCGCGTGGAGACCGGCACCATCGGCATCAACGGCTACGACCTCAGCATGGCGGCGCCGTTCGGCGGGTACAAGGCCAGCGGGCTGGGCCGGGAGCTCGGCCCCGAGGGCCTCACCCCGTATTACGCGGTCAAGTCCATCTACAACGCACCCCGGGTGGGCTCATGA
- a CDS encoding mycofactocin-coupled SDR family oxidoreductase has product MTDLTGKVAFITGAARGQGRSHALALARAGAAVVATDCCAQIPTVPYPMSTPDDLAETVAGVEEGGGRGIGVVADVRSRDQLDDAVRQGVDAFGRIDVVIANAGVAQGFPEEETHSPGEIWDDYLAVNLTGAWNTIQATAPVLVEGGRGGSVILINSTSGLKGMSRGDARSDAYTAAKHGQLGLMKAYALELGPHGIRVNCVHPTAVATPMIENPAMKAWVEHNLPRVPSRFGDAMHAGRLQPEEISAAVLWLASDAAKHVTGVSLPVDAGFAVV; this is encoded by the coding sequence ATGACCGACCTCACCGGCAAAGTCGCCTTCATCACCGGCGCCGCGCGCGGGCAGGGCCGGTCACACGCCCTCGCGCTGGCGCGCGCCGGCGCGGCGGTCGTCGCCACCGACTGCTGCGCGCAGATCCCGACCGTGCCCTACCCGATGTCCACTCCGGACGACCTCGCCGAAACCGTCGCGGGTGTGGAGGAAGGCGGCGGGCGCGGGATCGGCGTGGTCGCCGACGTGCGGTCCCGCGACCAGCTGGACGACGCGGTGCGCCAGGGCGTGGACGCCTTCGGTCGCATCGACGTCGTGATCGCCAACGCGGGCGTCGCGCAGGGCTTCCCCGAAGAAGAGACCCACTCGCCCGGGGAGATCTGGGACGACTACCTCGCGGTGAACCTGACCGGCGCCTGGAACACCATCCAGGCCACCGCTCCGGTGCTCGTCGAGGGCGGCCGCGGCGGCAGCGTCATCCTCATCAACTCCACCTCGGGCCTGAAGGGCATGTCCCGGGGCGACGCCCGCAGCGACGCCTACACCGCGGCCAAGCACGGCCAGCTGGGCCTGATGAAGGCCTACGCGCTCGAACTCGGCCCGCACGGGATCCGCGTCAACTGCGTCCACCCCACCGCGGTGGCGACGCCGATGATCGAGAACCCGGCGATGAAGGCCTGGGTCGAGCACAACCTGCCACGCGTGCCGAGCCGCTTCGGCGACGCGATGCACGCCGGGCGTCTGCAACCCGAAGAGATCAGCGCGGCCGTCCTGTGGCTCGCGTCCGACGCCGCGAAGCACGTCACCGGTGTGAGCCTGCCGGTTGACGCGGGCTTCGCCGTCGTGTGA
- a CDS encoding acyl-CoA dehydrogenase family protein, with product MDFQDSERGAALRRELRDLVRSAMPREYLGAFTTDPRDLELAQNFCKLLADKGQLTPAWPVEYGGAASSPWEQAIMREEMWAHFEPRGAQYMGVNWVGPAIMRFGTEAQRAEHLERIARGQVIWCQGFSEPEAGSDLASLRTAAVADGDGWRVRGQKIWTSYATMADWCFLLARTSRGDKKHHGITVFLVPMDRPGIRVVPIKAMVGPHHLNEVYFDDVAVTREDVLGEVDQGWSIVREALAFERVGIARYARCDRLLNLAPVMLADRWDALPAELKQRWAKALVHTRQARLLAYRVIEKQETGTVDPADAAAYRIVATQVDQEVAEVLMDMIEERAVGAGDAARLFERAVDDHWRYAQAATVASGSIEVQRMLLSRTLLGAK from the coding sequence GTGGATTTCCAAGATTCCGAGCGCGGCGCGGCTTTGCGCCGCGAGCTGCGCGACCTGGTGCGCTCGGCGATGCCGCGCGAGTACCTCGGCGCCTTCACCACTGACCCGCGCGATCTGGAGCTGGCGCAGAACTTCTGCAAGCTGCTCGCGGACAAGGGCCAGCTGACGCCGGCCTGGCCGGTCGAGTACGGCGGCGCCGCGTCCAGCCCGTGGGAACAGGCGATCATGCGCGAGGAGATGTGGGCGCACTTCGAACCCCGCGGCGCGCAGTACATGGGCGTCAACTGGGTGGGCCCGGCGATCATGCGCTTCGGCACCGAGGCCCAGCGCGCCGAGCACCTCGAGCGCATCGCCCGCGGGCAGGTCATCTGGTGCCAGGGCTTCTCCGAGCCGGAGGCCGGTTCGGACCTGGCGTCACTGCGCACCGCGGCCGTGGCCGACGGCGACGGCTGGCGGGTGCGCGGCCAGAAGATCTGGACCTCCTACGCGACGATGGCCGACTGGTGCTTCCTGCTCGCCCGCACCAGCCGGGGCGACAAGAAGCACCACGGCATCACGGTGTTCCTGGTGCCGATGGACCGCCCGGGGATCCGGGTCGTGCCGATCAAGGCGATGGTCGGCCCGCACCACCTCAACGAGGTCTACTTCGACGACGTCGCGGTGACGCGCGAGGACGTGCTCGGCGAGGTCGACCAGGGCTGGTCGATCGTGCGGGAGGCGCTGGCGTTCGAGCGCGTCGGGATCGCGCGGTACGCGCGGTGCGACCGGCTGCTCAACCTCGCGCCGGTGATGCTCGCCGACCGGTGGGACGCGCTGCCCGCCGAGCTGAAGCAGCGGTGGGCCAAGGCGCTCGTGCACACCCGGCAGGCGCGGCTGCTGGCCTACCGGGTGATCGAGAAGCAGGAGACCGGGACGGTCGACCCGGCGGACGCGGCCGCCTACCGCATCGTCGCGACCCAGGTGGACCAGGAAGTGGCAGAGGTGCTGATGGACATGATCGAGGAACGAGCCGTGGGCGCGGGCGACGCGGCCCGGCTGTTCGAGCGCGCGGTGGACGACCACTGGCGCTACGCCCAGGCCGCGACCGTGGCCTCGGGCAGCATCGAGGTGCAGCGGATGCTGCTCTCGCGCACGCTGCTGGGGGCGAAGTGA
- a CDS encoding acyl-CoA dehydrogenase family protein, which produces MKTELSAEALELEQVVEAALRKAGGFELVRQAEAGEQSGTVRTLLAEIGVWELRPRESAVDGEAAAAVCRAAGRFALPYPVAQRLAGDPESGVDAVAVVPLPSPRINLADVDPALSWFALDGRGRRAPVVSTGARVGSKLGALACPVELGEWSDDGGRTPLALTLPCWVLLGMVDEALRMTRRHLLDRQQFGRPLATFQALQFQLADTAAQLQGFEELAKYTLWSVLSGQPGAATDAMALRMSALETAETVFRTGHQMFGAMGFCDETDLSWLSRHSQPIRRLPWGRSQTQARLLETVESVPLASLFTDTGEDLLVTGT; this is translated from the coding sequence GTGAAGACCGAACTGAGTGCCGAGGCGCTCGAACTGGAGCAGGTGGTCGAGGCCGCCCTGCGCAAGGCGGGCGGGTTCGAGCTGGTGCGGCAGGCCGAGGCGGGCGAGCAGTCCGGCACGGTGCGGACCCTGCTCGCCGAGATCGGGGTGTGGGAGCTGCGGCCCCGGGAGTCCGCGGTGGACGGTGAAGCGGCGGCGGCCGTCTGCCGCGCCGCCGGGCGCTTCGCGTTGCCGTACCCGGTCGCGCAGCGGCTCGCCGGGGACCCGGAGTCCGGAGTGGACGCGGTGGCCGTGGTGCCGCTGCCGTCGCCGCGGATCAACCTGGCCGACGTCGACCCCGCGCTGAGCTGGTTCGCCCTGGACGGCCGGGGCCGCCGGGCGCCGGTGGTGTCCACCGGGGCGCGGGTGGGCTCGAAGCTGGGTGCCCTGGCGTGCCCGGTGGAGCTGGGGGAGTGGTCCGACGACGGCGGGCGCACCCCGCTCGCGCTGACGCTGCCCTGCTGGGTCCTGCTCGGCATGGTCGACGAAGCGCTGCGGATGACCCGGCGCCACCTGCTTGACCGGCAGCAGTTCGGCCGCCCGCTGGCCACGTTCCAGGCCCTGCAGTTCCAGCTGGCCGACACCGCGGCGCAGCTGCAGGGCTTCGAGGAGCTGGCGAAGTACACGCTGTGGTCGGTGCTGTCCGGGCAGCCGGGCGCCGCCACCGACGCGATGGCGCTGCGGATGTCCGCGCTGGAGACGGCCGAGACGGTGTTCCGCACCGGGCACCAGATGTTCGGCGCGATGGGCTTCTGCGACGAGACGGACCTGTCCTGGCTGTCGCGCCACAGCCAGCCGATCCGCCGCCTGCCGTGGGGCCGTTCGCAGACCCAGGCGCGCCTGCTGGAGACCGTCGAGTCGGTGCCGCTGGCGAGCCTGTTCACCGACACCGGCGAAGACCTGCTGGTGACCGGCACATGA
- a CDS encoding Zn-ribbon domain-containing OB-fold protein, with translation MTGERNAAVEFGRRVDAPYWSGLAEGELRIQRCTSCRRWAWPADWRCPGCGSYDLGWEAVEPVGTVFSRIRTHYPFVPAYADLVPYDNVLVELPQAGGARLIGLLTGGGARIGDRVRGTFVAASERTAGLPVLTWTKES, from the coding sequence ATGACCGGGGAACGCAACGCGGCGGTCGAGTTCGGCCGCCGGGTCGACGCGCCGTACTGGTCGGGCCTGGCCGAGGGCGAGCTGCGGATCCAGCGCTGCACGTCCTGCCGGCGCTGGGCCTGGCCCGCGGACTGGCGCTGCCCCGGCTGCGGGTCCTACGACCTCGGCTGGGAGGCCGTGGAGCCGGTGGGCACCGTGTTCAGCCGGATCCGCACGCACTACCCGTTCGTCCCGGCCTACGCCGACCTCGTGCCCTACGACAACGTGCTGGTGGAGTTGCCGCAGGCGGGCGGTGCCCGGCTCATCGGGCTGCTCACCGGCGGCGGTGCGCGGATCGGCGACCGGGTGCGCGGCACGTTCGTGGCCGCCTCGGAGCGCACCGCCGGACTGCCGGTGCTGACCTGGACGAAGGAGTCCTGA
- a CDS encoding thiolase C-terminal domain-containing protein, giving the protein MGKRPTGVAVVGIGITPYHKRGASPDAERKLLLKAIDAAAADAGIPASEIDGFCSYGADVQEGTRLAGPLGTRELRWSSLVWGGGGGGSAGAIAMAEAAILSGHAETVVVYRATAESSSGRLLRAVSQGVFGPHYAAHGVDSPAQALGLRTQRLIEHDGIPPSALRAIAQACYHHAGKNPDAVGHGVDLTDEKYESSRWIVEPLRLFDSSRENDAAAAIILTSAERARDLTDKPVYLLASAIGADGPKWGELDENHEPYTSSSQVSAGRRVWERSGVTPSDVDAVQLYVNFTGPAVSALIDLGFCTAENAGEFLTFENLIAPDGKLPICTGGGDLAEGFLHGMGNAVEAVRLLRGESSNPVPGARLCLVSGGPISELSSAALFATTDGR; this is encoded by the coding sequence ATGGGCAAGCGACCCACGGGCGTGGCCGTCGTGGGGATCGGGATCACGCCGTACCACAAGCGCGGCGCGTCCCCGGACGCCGAACGCAAGCTGCTGCTCAAGGCCATCGACGCGGCCGCGGCCGACGCCGGGATCCCCGCGAGCGAGATCGACGGCTTCTGCTCCTACGGCGCCGACGTGCAGGAGGGCACCCGGCTCGCCGGGCCGCTGGGCACCCGCGAGCTGCGCTGGAGCAGCCTCGTGTGGGGCGGTGGCGGCGGGGGCAGCGCCGGGGCGATCGCGATGGCCGAGGCGGCGATCCTGTCCGGGCACGCCGAAACGGTCGTCGTCTACCGCGCCACCGCGGAGTCCTCCAGCGGGCGGCTGCTGCGCGCGGTCAGCCAGGGTGTGTTCGGGCCGCACTACGCCGCGCACGGTGTGGATTCGCCCGCGCAAGCGCTCGGGTTGCGCACGCAGCGGCTCATCGAGCACGACGGCATCCCGCCGTCGGCGCTGCGCGCGATCGCCCAGGCCTGCTACCACCACGCGGGCAAGAACCCGGACGCGGTCGGGCACGGGGTGGACCTCACCGACGAGAAGTACGAGTCGTCGCGCTGGATCGTGGAACCGTTGCGGCTGTTCGACTCCTCCCGCGAGAACGACGCGGCGGCGGCGATCATCCTGACCTCCGCCGAGCGCGCTCGCGACCTCACCGACAAGCCGGTGTACCTGCTGGCGTCGGCCATCGGCGCGGACGGGCCGAAGTGGGGCGAGCTGGACGAGAACCACGAGCCGTACACGTCCTCGTCGCAGGTCTCGGCGGGCCGCCGGGTGTGGGAACGCTCCGGGGTCACTCCGTCCGACGTGGACGCGGTCCAGTTGTACGTCAACTTCACCGGTCCCGCCGTCTCGGCCCTGATCGACCTCGGGTTCTGCACCGCGGAGAACGCGGGGGAGTTCCTCACGTTCGAGAACCTGATCGCGCCGGACGGCAAACTGCCGATCTGCACGGGCGGCGGCGACCTCGCCGAAGGCTTCCTGCACGGCATGGGCAACGCCGTCGAGGCGGTCCGGCTGCTGCGGGGCGAGTCGAGCAACCCCGTGCCGGGCGCGCGCCTGTGCCTGGTGTCCGGCGGCCCCATCTCCGAGCTGAGCAGCGCCGCGCTGTTCGCCACGACGGACGGGAGGTGA
- a CDS encoding CaiB/BaiF CoA-transferase family protein produces MSEAVLAGLRVVDLAEGIPGPFATRLLAEAGADVVKVERPGGDPARQLWPAGFATWNRSKRGVVLDLAAQRGQLDDLLARADVLVHSLPIGRARELGLDEASLAARHPHLVLGSVPAYPAGHPRENWDAPDSLVQAAEGFMDEQQGNREGPIFVRMPFPSWCAAYLLAAGVLARLVQRERTGVVRAMHTSVFQGALAPAALYWQRSERLPAGLNGHTLPKIWPDAALSIFECADGEWIQLAGAMGGWLESPPVIETLAVLDKVDLCETGVTPANRDEWQQVFRQHDSAHWIREFGEADVPCMRIRDLGDCFTDEQARVNGYVVEVDDPVIGRCLQVGPPIHTTPDSVVRGPLEESAFEEVLAAFGEPRPAPRGESSGALPLAGIRALDFGGVVAGPYGAQCLAELGADVIKVEPLSGDRGRGLTQFAGSNRGKRSIALDLKDDSAREPLRRLVERADIVLHNMRLRAAKRLGIDADGLRAVNPRVVFSHVSANGQHGPLAAYPGYDPTAQALTGWERANAGAGRPPMWLRNSILDVQAGLAACVGALLQLFRRERTGLAGEAATSLLAVGMTMAGEVALPVSGERLRVDRVDADQTGVSPAHRILQVRDGWVAIAARTDQELARLYRLTGTASPAETFRGLGTDELLARLAEAGVPATRVAFDRMNAFFDDPHHRALGFSRTLDTSGYGRLDVVGGFWSAGRTGESVPALGEHTAEVLRELDSHSGVTPMMTREAVAR; encoded by the coding sequence ATGTCCGAGGCGGTTCTCGCCGGCCTGCGGGTCGTCGACCTCGCCGAGGGGATTCCCGGTCCCTTCGCCACGCGCCTGCTGGCCGAGGCCGGTGCGGACGTGGTGAAGGTCGAGCGCCCCGGTGGTGACCCGGCGCGGCAGCTGTGGCCGGCCGGGTTCGCTACCTGGAACCGCAGCAAGCGCGGGGTGGTGCTGGACCTCGCCGCGCAGCGGGGGCAGCTGGACGACCTGCTGGCTCGCGCCGACGTGCTGGTCCACTCGCTGCCGATCGGACGGGCGCGGGAGCTCGGCCTCGACGAGGCGAGCCTGGCCGCCCGCCACCCGCACCTGGTGCTCGGCTCGGTCCCGGCCTATCCGGCGGGGCACCCGCGGGAGAACTGGGACGCGCCGGACTCGCTCGTCCAGGCCGCCGAGGGGTTCATGGACGAGCAGCAGGGCAATCGCGAGGGCCCCATCTTCGTGCGGATGCCGTTCCCGAGCTGGTGCGCGGCCTACCTGCTCGCCGCCGGCGTGCTGGCGCGGCTCGTGCAGCGCGAGCGGACCGGGGTGGTCCGGGCCATGCACACCAGCGTCTTCCAGGGCGCGCTCGCCCCGGCCGCGTTGTACTGGCAGCGGTCCGAGCGCCTGCCCGCCGGGCTGAACGGGCACACGCTGCCCAAGATCTGGCCGGACGCGGCGCTGAGCATCTTCGAGTGCGCGGACGGCGAATGGATCCAGCTGGCCGGGGCCATGGGCGGCTGGCTGGAGTCCCCGCCGGTGATCGAGACGCTCGCGGTGCTGGACAAGGTCGACTTGTGCGAGACCGGCGTGACCCCGGCCAACAGGGACGAGTGGCAGCAGGTCTTCCGGCAGCACGACTCGGCGCACTGGATCCGCGAGTTCGGTGAGGCGGACGTGCCGTGCATGCGGATCCGCGACCTCGGCGACTGCTTCACCGACGAACAGGCGCGGGTCAACGGCTACGTCGTCGAGGTCGACGATCCGGTCATCGGGCGTTGCCTGCAGGTCGGACCGCCGATCCACACCACCCCGGACAGCGTGGTGCGCGGCCCGCTCGAGGAGAGCGCGTTCGAGGAGGTTCTCGCCGCGTTCGGCGAGCCCCGGCCCGCTCCGCGGGGAGAGTCTTCCGGCGCGCTGCCGCTGGCGGGCATCCGCGCCCTGGACTTCGGCGGCGTGGTCGCCGGCCCGTACGGCGCGCAGTGCCTGGCCGAGCTCGGCGCCGACGTGATCAAGGTCGAGCCGCTCTCCGGTGACCGCGGCCGCGGGCTGACGCAGTTCGCCGGGTCGAACCGGGGCAAGCGCTCGATCGCGCTGGACCTCAAGGACGACTCGGCGCGGGAACCGCTGCGCCGCCTGGTCGAGCGCGCCGACATCGTCCTGCACAACATGCGGCTGCGCGCCGCCAAGCGGCTGGGCATCGACGCCGACGGGCTGCGCGCGGTCAACCCTCGGGTGGTGTTCAGTCACGTCAGCGCCAACGGGCAGCACGGCCCGCTCGCGGCCTACCCGGGCTACGACCCGACGGCGCAGGCGCTGACCGGCTGGGAGCGCGCCAACGCCGGCGCGGGCCGGCCGCCGATGTGGCTGCGCAACTCGATCCTGGACGTGCAGGCCGGGCTCGCGGCGTGTGTCGGGGCGCTGCTGCAGCTGTTCCGGCGGGAGCGGACCGGGCTGGCGGGGGAGGCGGCGACCTCCCTGCTGGCGGTCGGCATGACCATGGCCGGCGAGGTGGCCCTGCCGGTGTCCGGCGAGCGGCTGCGGGTGGACCGCGTTGACGCGGACCAGACGGGCGTGTCACCCGCGCACCGGATCCTCCAGGTCCGCGACGGTTGGGTCGCGATCGCCGCACGCACCGACCAGGAGCTGGCGCGGCTCTACCGCCTCACCGGCACGGCGTCCCCGGCCGAAACCTTCCGCGGACTCGGCACCGACGAGTTGCTGGCCCGGCTCGCGGAAGCCGGCGTACCGGCGACCCGCGTCGCGTTCGACCGGATGAACGCCTTCTTCGACGATCCGCACCACCGCGCGCTGGGCTTCAGTCGCACGCTGGACACCAGCGGCTACGGGCGCCTCGACGTTGTCGGGGGCTTCTGGAGCGCCGGGCGCACCGGCGAGTCGGTGCCCGCCCTCGGCGAGCACACAGCCGAAGTGCTGCGCGAACTCGATTCCCATTCAGGAGTGACACCGATGATGACCCGTGAGGCGGTGGCCCGATGA
- a CDS encoding class I adenylate-forming enzyme family protein has translation MNIAMLLDMVADAAGDRRAVGKATYAELRDQARAVAAHVTGRDARRLVLAGLNTDAIPAMVFGAAQARVPFTAVNYRLADDRLRDVLGRAAPAVVVADEQTRPRVEGVAGLDFATEAELLAPTAAEPGDGGSDVAIALFTSGTTGTPKLVLLRHHNLVSYILSTVDFLSAGEDEAALVSVPQYHIAGMAAVLSNVYLGRRLVYLPQFDARRWVELAEAERITHAMIVPTMLGRILDVLAETGTTLPHLRHLSYGGGRMPTPVVERAMRLLPEVGFVNAYGLTETSSTIALLGPDDHRAAAASADAAVRARLGSVGRAVPGVEIEIRDADGAVLPAGEVGEVFVRGEQVAGEYESADARDEQGWFRTNDNGRLDADGYLFIEGRADDVIVRGGENMSPGEIEDVLFRHPAVAEVAVVGVPDVEWGETVAAAVVFHKGCKAEPDELRAWVKERLRSSRAPSIVVEKDALPYSETGKLLRRVLRAELAAVPADRG, from the coding sequence ATGAACATCGCGATGCTGCTGGACATGGTGGCCGACGCGGCCGGCGACCGGCGTGCCGTCGGGAAGGCCACCTACGCCGAGTTGCGGGACCAGGCCCGCGCCGTGGCCGCCCACGTGACCGGGCGGGACGCCCGCCGGCTGGTGCTTGCCGGACTCAACACCGACGCCATCCCGGCCATGGTGTTCGGCGCCGCGCAGGCGCGGGTCCCGTTCACCGCGGTGAACTACCGCCTGGCCGACGACCGGCTGCGCGACGTCCTGGGCCGCGCCGCGCCGGCCGTCGTGGTCGCCGACGAACAGACGCGGCCGCGCGTCGAGGGCGTCGCCGGGCTGGATTTCGCGACCGAGGCGGAGCTGCTGGCCCCGACGGCGGCCGAGCCCGGCGACGGTGGCTCGGACGTGGCGATCGCGTTGTTCACCAGCGGCACCACCGGGACGCCGAAGCTGGTGCTGCTGCGCCATCACAACCTGGTCTCCTACATCCTGTCCACAGTGGACTTCCTGTCGGCGGGCGAGGACGAGGCGGCGCTGGTGAGCGTGCCGCAGTACCACATCGCCGGCATGGCGGCGGTGCTGTCCAACGTGTACCTCGGGCGGCGGCTGGTGTACCTGCCGCAGTTCGACGCGCGCAGGTGGGTCGAACTGGCCGAGGCCGAGCGCATCACCCACGCGATGATCGTGCCGACGATGCTCGGCCGGATCCTCGACGTACTGGCCGAGACCGGGACCACGCTGCCGCACCTGCGGCACCTGTCCTACGGCGGCGGGCGGATGCCGACCCCCGTGGTGGAGCGCGCCATGCGGCTGTTGCCCGAGGTCGGGTTCGTCAACGCGTACGGGTTGACCGAGACGAGCTCCACGATCGCGTTGCTCGGCCCGGACGACCACCGGGCCGCGGCGGCGAGCGCGGATGCGGCCGTCCGCGCGCGGCTGGGTTCGGTGGGCCGCGCGGTGCCGGGTGTGGAGATCGAGATCCGGGACGCCGACGGCGCGGTGCTGCCCGCCGGCGAGGTCGGCGAGGTCTTCGTCCGCGGTGAGCAGGTGGCGGGGGAGTACGAGAGCGCCGACGCGCGGGACGAGCAGGGCTGGTTCCGCACCAACGACAACGGTCGCCTGGACGCCGACGGCTACCTGTTCATCGAGGGCCGGGCCGACGACGTGATCGTGCGGGGCGGGGAGAACATGTCGCCGGGCGAGATCGAGGACGTCCTGTTCCGGCACCCTGCCGTGGCCGAGGTCGCGGTGGTCGGCGTGCCGGATGTCGAATGGGGTGAGACGGTCGCGGCCGCGGTGGTCTTCCACAAGGGGTGCAAGGCGGAGCCCGACGAGTTGCGGGCCTGGGTGAAGGAGCGTCTGCGTTCCTCGCGCGCACCGTCCATTGTGGTCGAAAAGGACGCGCTGCCCTATAGCGAGACCGGCAAGTTGTTGCGCCGCGTGCTGCGGGCCGAGCTCGCCGCGGTCCCCGCGGACCGCGGCTGA
- a CDS encoding SDR family NAD(P)-dependent oxidoreductase — protein sequence MPIAQDLFSLQGKSVLLTGATAGLGRRFAETLSEAGAKVAIVGRRAALLAEIAEKNPGCVPVQADLAQPSIVPDVVARATEAVGAIDVLVNNAAYIAGGVRAEDETPEDIDTTLNVNLVSPIRLAQAVFPAMKERGRGSIINVTSIVARAGIARFPQATYAASKGGLEAITREWAAQWARHGIRVNAIAPGFFESEMTSQVIHHEKVQNWILDNTLIPRHGTAADFDGALLYLASDASGYVTGQTLVVDGGWTAH from the coding sequence ATGCCGATCGCGCAGGATCTCTTTTCGCTGCAAGGAAAGTCGGTGCTCCTCACCGGGGCGACCGCGGGGCTGGGGCGCCGGTTCGCCGAGACCCTGAGCGAGGCGGGCGCGAAGGTCGCGATCGTCGGCCGACGGGCCGCGCTGCTGGCGGAGATCGCCGAAAAGAACCCCGGCTGCGTCCCGGTCCAGGCCGACCTCGCCCAGCCGTCGATCGTGCCGGACGTCGTCGCGCGGGCCACCGAGGCGGTCGGCGCCATCGACGTGCTCGTCAACAACGCCGCCTACATCGCAGGCGGCGTGCGCGCCGAGGACGAGACGCCGGAGGACATCGACACCACCCTCAACGTCAACCTCGTCTCGCCGATCCGCCTGGCGCAGGCGGTGTTCCCGGCGATGAAGGAACGCGGCCGCGGTTCCATCATCAACGTCACCTCGATCGTCGCCAGGGCCGGCATCGCCCGCTTCCCGCAGGCCACCTACGCCGCCTCCAAGGGCGGGCTCGAGGCCATCACCCGCGAGTGGGCGGCACAGTGGGCGCGCCACGGCATCCGGGTCAACGCGATCGCGCCCGGGTTCTTCGAAAGCGAGATGACCAGCCAGGTCATCCACCACGAGAAGGTCCAGAACTGGATCCTGGACAACACGCTGATCCCCCGGCACGGCACCGCCGCCGACTTCGACGGCGCCCTGCTGTACCTCGCCAGCGATGCCAGCGGCTACGTCACCGGGCAGACCCTCGTCGTCGACGGCGGCTGGACCGCGCACTGA